In a genomic window of Rhinolophus ferrumequinum isolate MPI-CBG mRhiFer1 chromosome 2, mRhiFer1_v1.p, whole genome shotgun sequence:
- the LOC117012836 gene encoding cytochrome c oxidase copper chaperone, which yields MPGVVAASPLPSETQEKKPLKPCCACPETKKARDACIIEKGEEHCGHLIEAHKECMRALGFKI from the exons ATGCCGGGTGTGGTGGCTGCAAGCCCTCTCCCTTCTGAGACGCAAGAGAAGAAGCCACTGAAGCCCTGCTGCGCCTGCCCCGAGACCAAGAAGGCGCGCGATGCGTG CATCAttgagaaaggagaagagcaCTGCGGACACCTAATTGAGGCCCACAAGGAGTGCATGAGAGCCCTGGGATTTAAGATATGA